The proteins below come from a single Parachlamydiales bacterium genomic window:
- a CDS encoding outer membrane protein transport protein, which yields MLKGSLRCLYTTLAALTCILIPSQNTEALIASVKATGMGAVGVAKPQDALAAAYNPAGITDVGDRIDAGIVWGHDQGDGIASGNRSPAAPLVNGKFNAFTTHDFYAPDFGINKHFCVYDWDIAVGLCVYNRNASKTTYGQAFPLFGTSNLGMEYIHQTISIPVAVKICDHSFGVSLNYMVQRLKVNGLQRFDTPAFTAHPGFLTNKGYAYSNGVGFTLGWKWDILPCLSVGATFQPRTSMNHFGKYKGFLAQDGLLNIPPLVSAGISYRFIPQSSINFDVQYVGWRYCRSIHNRLQPAFGNILLGQADYRLGGKNGLGFGWRSQWIYRMGIDYDLSCEWTVRAGARFAKSTIPASQTAVNLLTDDPCGNFIMAGFSYRPTCALELSGYYANGFNRVTKGFNTIPAQLGGGNTSLKQAKTAVGLSAGYNY from the coding sequence ATGTTAAAAGGATCATTACGCTGTTTATATACAACTTTAGCTGCCTTGACATGCATACTTATCCCCTCACAAAATACCGAAGCTTTAATTGCTAGCGTTAAGGCTACCGGTATGGGGGCTGTGGGTGTAGCAAAACCACAGGATGCTCTTGCTGCTGCCTATAACCCTGCAGGTATCACCGATGTGGGCGACCGTATCGATGCAGGTATCGTCTGGGGCCATGACCAAGGCGACGGTATTGCATCCGGCAACCGCAGCCCTGCAGCACCTTTAGTTAACGGAAAATTTAATGCGTTTACAACGCACGACTTCTACGCTCCTGATTTTGGTATCAACAAGCACTTCTGTGTTTATGACTGGGATATCGCGGTCGGTTTGTGCGTTTACAACAGAAACGCATCTAAAACAACTTATGGACAGGCTTTCCCGTTGTTCGGAACTTCCAACTTAGGTATGGAATACATCCATCAAACAATTTCCATTCCGGTTGCTGTTAAAATTTGCGACCATAGCTTCGGCGTATCTTTGAACTATATGGTACAGCGACTAAAGGTTAACGGCCTGCAAAGATTCGACACTCCTGCATTTACTGCACACCCCGGCTTCCTTACAAACAAAGGATATGCTTATTCCAATGGCGTAGGCTTCACTTTAGGATGGAAGTGGGATATTCTTCCTTGCTTAAGCGTAGGCGCTACATTCCAGCCTAGAACAAGCATGAACCATTTCGGCAAGTATAAAGGCTTCTTAGCGCAAGACGGTTTGTTGAACATACCACCTCTAGTGTCTGCCGGTATTTCATACCGTTTTATCCCACAATCCAGCATCAACTTCGACGTTCAGTATGTGGGTTGGAGATATTGCCGCTCTATCCATAATCGCCTCCAACCAGCATTCGGCAACATTTTGCTAGGTCAGGCTGATTACCGCTTAGGTGGTAAAAATGGTCTTGGCTTCGGCTGGAGATCTCAGTGGATCTATCGTATGGGTATCGACTATGACTTAAGCTGCGAATGGACCGTACGTGCCGGTGCGCGTTTTGCCAAGAGCACTATTCCTGCTTCGCAAACTGCTGTTAACCTCTTAACAGATGATCCTTGCGGTAACTTCATCATGGCGGGTTTTTCTTACCGTCCTACCTGCGCTCTGGAACTCAGCGGTTATTATGCCAATGGATTTAACCGCGTGACTAAAGGATTCAACACTATTCCTGCGCAATTGGGCGGAGGTAATACATCCTTGAAGCAAGCTAAAACTGCTGTCGGTTTATCTGCCGGTTACAACTACTAA
- the accC gene encoding acetyl-CoA carboxylase biotin carboxylase subunit has protein sequence MQKVLIANRGEIAVRIIRACHDLGLQTVAVYSTADAEALHVLHADEAICIGEAPSSKSYLKIANILSACEITGADAVHPGYGFLSENANFASICESCGLTFIGPSPESISLLGDKAEAKATAKRSGCPVIPGSDGVVRDLDHALEVVRTLGYPIFIKAVAGGGGKGIRVAHNREEFCKYFVAARTEAEASFGNPDVYLEKMIMQPRHIEVQVIGDKYGNYVHLGERDCTIQRRRQKLIEEAPSPLLDAKLREKIGKAAVNVVKAAGYYSVGTVEFLLDASMNFYFMEVNTRIQVEHTVTEELTGIDLVAEQLNIAMGGRLSFTQRNINLNGHVVQFRINAENPANNFSPSPGKLEYYLPPGGPHVRVDSACYSGYKIPPHYDSMIAKLIVKGSTREEALKRARRALREFHIGGVHSTIPFHLFMLDDQAFLDSNYDLGYIDRLIAEGCRFSNDEQ, from the coding sequence ATGCAAAAAGTACTTATTGCCAACCGCGGAGAAATTGCGGTACGTATCATCCGCGCTTGCCATGACCTAGGCTTGCAGACTGTAGCGGTTTACTCGACAGCAGATGCAGAAGCTTTACATGTCCTGCATGCCGATGAGGCGATCTGCATCGGTGAAGCGCCCTCTTCCAAATCTTACCTCAAAATTGCCAATATTTTATCCGCTTGCGAAATTACAGGCGCGGATGCAGTCCATCCAGGGTATGGCTTTTTAAGCGAGAACGCAAACTTTGCTTCCATTTGCGAAAGTTGCGGACTGACCTTCATCGGTCCCTCCCCTGAATCCATTAGTCTTTTAGGGGATAAAGCAGAAGCTAAAGCTACGGCCAAACGATCCGGCTGCCCCGTTATTCCCGGTTCCGACGGTGTCGTCCGGGATTTAGACCACGCCCTCGAAGTTGTCCGTACACTTGGCTACCCTATTTTTATTAAAGCGGTAGCCGGCGGCGGCGGAAAAGGGATACGTGTTGCCCATAACCGTGAAGAGTTCTGTAAATATTTTGTAGCTGCACGCACAGAAGCCGAAGCAAGCTTTGGCAATCCTGATGTCTATCTAGAAAAAATGATCATGCAGCCGCGCCATATTGAAGTTCAGGTCATCGGCGATAAATATGGAAATTATGTCCATCTAGGAGAAAGGGACTGTACTATACAGCGCCGCAGGCAAAAACTGATCGAAGAAGCGCCAAGCCCTCTTTTAGATGCGAAACTGCGCGAGAAGATCGGTAAAGCTGCCGTCAATGTCGTCAAAGCCGCCGGATACTATTCTGTCGGTACCGTAGAGTTTCTATTAGACGCATCGATGAATTTCTATTTTATGGAAGTCAACACACGCATCCAGGTGGAACATACTGTTACAGAAGAACTTACCGGTATTGACCTTGTTGCAGAACAGCTTAATATTGCTATGGGTGGAAGGCTCAGTTTTACTCAGCGAAATATAAATTTAAACGGACACGTTGTCCAGTTCCGTATCAACGCTGAAAATCCTGCCAATAATTTTTCCCCCTCTCCCGGAAAATTGGAATACTATTTACCTCCAGGCGGACCACACGTACGGGTGGATAGCGCCTGCTATTCCGGCTATAAAATCCCTCCCCATTACGACTCGATGATCGCAAAATTGATCGTAAAAGGAAGCACCCGCGAAGAAGCTCTAAAAAGGGCTCGCAGGGCATTAAGAGAGTTCCATATTGGCGGCGTGCATTCGACGATACCCTTTCATCTATTCATGTTGGATGATCAAGCGTTCCTCGATAGCAATTATGACCTTGGTTATATTGACCGTCTGATTGCAGAGGGATGCCGTTTCAGCAACGACGAACAATAG
- the accB gene encoding acetyl-CoA carboxylase biotin carboxyl carrier protein, translating into MEIKDLKQHIKELMAAMGRTGMKRLTIKHDDFELELERSETPCEMPRAMEPAEKHVITHDGPGKPLPHSTSPIPHEHSSPTHHQEKSHPSDGSTFITSPMVGTFYSSASPEAPTFVKVGDTVAKDDVVCIIEAMKVMNEIKAGASGSIVEILVSNGDPVEFGTKLFRVR; encoded by the coding sequence GTGGAAATTAAAGATCTCAAACAACATATCAAAGAACTGATGGCCGCTATGGGCCGCACAGGGATGAAGCGTTTAACAATAAAGCATGACGACTTTGAACTTGAGCTGGAACGCTCGGAAACTCCCTGTGAGATGCCCCGTGCGATGGAACCTGCGGAGAAACATGTCATCACCCATGACGGGCCCGGAAAACCCCTCCCCCATTCCACCTCCCCCATACCTCATGAACACTCCAGCCCTACCCATCATCAAGAAAAATCCCATCCTAGTGATGGAAGCACTTTTATCACTTCCCCAATGGTCGGAACATTCTACAGCTCAGCCTCTCCTGAAGCTCCCACTTTCGTCAAAGTAGGCGACACAGTAGCGAAAGACGATGTAGTCTGCATCATCGAAGCGATGAAAGTCATGAATGAAATCAAGGCCGGCGCGTCTGGCTCGATAGTGGAAATCCTCGTCTCTAATGGCGATCCGGTCGAGTTTGGCACTAAACTATTCCGTGTCCGCTAG
- a CDS encoding elongation factor P, whose translation MAASSNTAITAGMTISLNGKLYRIESSVKVNVPKGTPFIKTKLRDLHTNELVERNFKPNQTVKEVNLSERNLEFLYMEGKDFLFLDIDSLDQVLIPSAVIGGKTNYLKEGIDVKAQFYGDVIYNVELPQFLELMVAKADEVNEKKMMTNATKTAVLETGATVEVPLFIEVGDIVKVDTRTDEYIQRV comes from the coding sequence ATGGCTGCTAGCAGCAACACAGCGATAACGGCAGGGATGACAATCTCTCTTAATGGAAAACTTTACCGGATCGAGTCTTCAGTAAAGGTTAACGTTCCTAAAGGGACGCCCTTCATTAAAACCAAGTTACGTGATCTGCATACCAACGAACTTGTAGAACGTAATTTCAAGCCAAACCAGACAGTCAAAGAAGTTAACCTAAGCGAAAGAAATTTAGAGTTTTTGTACATGGAAGGAAAAGATTTTCTTTTCTTAGACATTGATAGCTTAGACCAAGTCTTAATCCCTTCTGCTGTGATCGGTGGTAAAACGAATTACTTGAAAGAGGGTATTGATGTCAAAGCACAGTTTTATGGCGATGTCATTTATAACGTTGAACTCCCCCAATTTTTGGAGTTGATGGTCGCAAAAGCTGATGAAGTTAACGAGAAAAAGATGATGACGAATGCCACTAAGACCGCTGTTCTAGAAACCGGCGCAACAGTTGAAGTCCCCCTCTTTATTGAAGTGGGCGATATTGTTAAAGTGGATACCCGTACTGACGAATACATTCAACGTGTTTAG
- the rpe gene encoding ribulose-phosphate 3-epimerase, with protein MSEKHEPGHIYVGPSILACDFAHLAAEVKRTADAGADYLHVDIMDGHFVPNLTMGPQIVSAINRSSDIFLDVHLMIYNPFEYVERFVEAGADRITIHFEATEDVADTLAYIRKCNVEAGLAFCPETSESMVVKYLDKCDLILLMTVHPGFGGQSFMSDVVSKISFTRNMCRKLGIGANGKTYVKEGESLPSSSYPPMAIQVDGGITQETAAECIAAGANHLIAGTYLFKDDRMAEKINDLRRAHAFQP; from the coding sequence ATGTCAGAGAAACATGAACCCGGCCATATTTACGTAGGGCCATCCATTTTAGCCTGCGACTTTGCTCATTTAGCCGCTGAAGTGAAGCGTACTGCTGATGCCGGAGCTGATTATTTACACGTCGATATTATGGACGGCCATTTTGTCCCTAATTTGACAATGGGTCCGCAGATCGTTTCTGCCATCAACCGTTCCAGCGACATCTTTCTTGATGTCCATTTAATGATTTACAATCCTTTTGAATATGTGGAAAGGTTTGTGGAAGCAGGAGCTGACCGTATCACTATCCATTTTGAAGCGACAGAGGATGTTGCCGACACCTTAGCCTATATACGCAAATGCAATGTAGAAGCAGGATTGGCATTTTGTCCCGAAACTTCCGAATCAATGGTTGTTAAATACCTCGATAAATGCGATCTTATTCTTTTGATGACAGTACACCCCGGTTTTGGCGGTCAGTCCTTTATGAGCGATGTCGTCAGTAAAATCAGCTTTACGCGCAATATGTGCCGTAAACTGGGCATCGGCGCAAATGGCAAGACTTATGTTAAAGAAGGCGAATCGCTGCCTTCCTCCTCCTATCCGCCTATGGCTATCCAAGTGGATGGAGGCATTACACAAGAGACTGCAGCGGAATGCATAGCCGCAGGGGCCAACCATCTCATCGCCGGAACATATTTGTTCAAGGACGATCGGATGGCCGAGAAAATTAACGACCTGCGCCGTGCGCATGCGTTCCAACCTTAG
- the rsmI gene encoding 16S rRNA (cytidine(1402)-2'-O)-methyltransferase: protein MLFVISTPIGNLQDISARAISTLNACEYVLCEDTRHSRPLLDKFDIKKPLYSYHQHNEAYRSEKVIADLKDDLSIGLISDAGTPGISDPGHVLIEQCYAENIRVVPIPGACAVITALSASPLPTDRFQFIGFLPKQPGALSEALEEAIEYDGSTVCYESPQRLLKTLQALNDLSPDVPVAVCRELTKLHEEIIYKKATDQVEHFTRHPPKGEIVLIIGHYKIEKKFSFPPEKLIAWLLEEGLSKRDALQAAAKSLGVSRNLLYRLLMDKE, encoded by the coding sequence GTGTTATTTGTAATCTCCACGCCTATTGGCAATCTCCAAGATATATCAGCTCGTGCAATTAGTACACTAAATGCTTGCGAGTATGTTTTATGTGAAGATACGCGTCATTCACGCCCTCTTTTAGATAAATTTGACATTAAAAAACCACTTTACAGCTACCATCAACATAATGAAGCTTATAGGTCTGAAAAAGTCATTGCTGACCTAAAGGATGATCTTTCAATTGGGCTTATCAGTGATGCAGGAACACCGGGAATCTCAGACCCCGGCCATGTTCTTATTGAGCAGTGCTATGCAGAAAATATTAGAGTAGTCCCCATTCCAGGCGCTTGTGCAGTTATAACCGCTTTGTCGGCTTCCCCTTTGCCCACCGATCGTTTTCAATTCATTGGGTTTCTGCCAAAACAACCCGGAGCTCTCTCTGAAGCTCTTGAAGAGGCTATTGAGTATGACGGTAGTACTGTCTGTTATGAATCACCCCAGCGCTTGCTAAAAACTCTGCAAGCTTTGAACGACCTATCTCCTGACGTACCTGTCGCTGTTTGCCGCGAACTCACTAAGCTGCACGAGGAAATAATTTATAAGAAAGCAACTGATCAAGTGGAGCATTTTACCCGCCATCCTCCTAAAGGAGAGATTGTGCTTATCATTGGTCACTATAAGATAGAAAAAAAGTTTTCTTTTCCTCCTGAAAAACTTATTGCATGGCTTTTAGAAGAAGGGCTTTCCAAACGCGATGCACTACAGGCTGCAGCGAAAAGCTTAGGCGTTTCAAGAAATTTGCTTTATCGACTTCTGATGGATAAAGAATAA
- a CDS encoding TIGR00730 family Rossman fold protein → METPRTFNDPSSMLTTDSWRVFRIVSEFVEGFETMTNIGPSVSIFGSARLKEGTPYYSLAIDVSQEVAKRGFAIITGGGPGIMEAANKGAQEIQGKSCGLAVDLPFETEPNKFIDPKYCLTFRYFFVRKVMFIRYAQGYVFLPGGYGTLDELFEALTLIQTKKIHPFPIYLMGKSYWQGLIEWIKSTMLQNGCVNENDLSLIQITDDPGEVANGIERHYQRHQSLRNF, encoded by the coding sequence ATGGAAACACCGCGCACATTCAATGACCCTTCATCAATGCTTACAACAGATTCATGGCGTGTGTTCCGTATTGTTTCAGAATTCGTTGAAGGATTCGAGACAATGACCAACATCGGGCCTTCCGTTTCTATATTCGGCTCAGCACGCCTAAAAGAAGGAACACCCTACTATTCACTCGCTATCGATGTTTCGCAAGAGGTTGCAAAAAGGGGTTTTGCCATCATTACAGGGGGCGGACCAGGAATTATGGAAGCTGCCAACAAGGGCGCTCAAGAGATTCAAGGGAAATCCTGCGGCTTAGCTGTCGATCTACCTTTTGAAACAGAACCCAATAAGTTTATCGACCCTAAATATTGCCTAACTTTCCGCTACTTTTTTGTAAGAAAAGTTATGTTTATCCGCTATGCACAAGGTTATGTATTTCTACCGGGGGGATATGGCACTCTGGATGAGCTTTTTGAAGCGTTAACATTAATCCAAACGAAAAAAATCCATCCATTTCCAATCTATCTAATGGGAAAAAGCTACTGGCAAGGTTTAATTGAATGGATCAAATCTACAATGCTCCAAAACGGATGTGTCAATGAGAATGACCTTTCGCTCATACAAATTACAGATGATCCAGGAGAAGTTGCTAACGGAATTGAAAGGCATTATCAACGTCATCAATCCCTAAGAAATTTTTAA
- the queG gene encoding tRNA epoxyqueuosine(34) reductase QueG, protein MSSSLTVEDVRLKALELGWDDVGVTTPAIPDEDIAAYRKWLENGRQADLTYMENDLRTAPDRLLPGAKTAFLFVTNYKQPQHPLKGPDEGLIASYARHRDYHNVHRRRLKKLIRWLESQTQQTNIAIGFSDSKPIMEKSLFVKAGLGWFGKNTLLIHRRFGTFILLSGLLTTLEFPDLPCLPTHIPKCGVCTKCLDACPTQALVAPYLLDANRCLSYHLIEKDGPIDPEIARLNPGYAFGCDICQNICPHNVRSPLSTNADFLPVAENKIYLSLEKLAHLDTLDGSPLKRRGIEGLKLTLEQLKEK, encoded by the coding sequence ATGAGCTCTTCATTAACAGTTGAAGATGTACGACTTAAAGCTCTTGAATTGGGTTGGGATGATGTCGGAGTCACTACACCGGCAATACCGGATGAAGATATTGCTGCTTATAGAAAATGGCTTGAAAATGGGCGCCAAGCTGATCTAACATATATGGAGAATGATCTAAGAACGGCTCCTGATAGACTCCTACCAGGAGCAAAAACAGCTTTTCTCTTTGTCACCAATTATAAACAACCCCAACATCCCTTGAAAGGACCGGACGAAGGACTGATCGCCTCTTATGCCCGCCACCGCGATTATCATAATGTGCATAGAAGACGCCTAAAGAAACTCATCCGCTGGCTAGAGTCCCAAACCCAACAGACAAATATTGCCATAGGCTTTAGCGATTCCAAACCAATTATGGAAAAATCCCTTTTCGTAAAGGCCGGCTTGGGTTGGTTTGGAAAAAACACCCTCCTGATTCATCGACGCTTCGGAACATTTATTCTACTTTCCGGATTATTGACCACGCTCGAATTTCCAGATCTACCTTGCCTACCTACACATATACCCAAATGCGGCGTTTGCACCAAATGTCTAGATGCATGCCCCACCCAAGCGCTTGTTGCACCTTACCTATTAGATGCTAATCGCTGCTTATCCTACCATCTCATTGAAAAAGACGGGCCCATTGATCCTGAGATAGCACGCCTTAATCCCGGCTACGCTTTCGGTTGCGATATCTGTCAAAATATCTGCCCCCATAATGTACGTTCACCCTTATCCACCAATGCTGATTTTCTCCCTGTGGCTGAAAATAAGATCTACTTATCTCTAGAGAAATTAGCTCATCTCGACACCCTAGATGGCTCCCCTCTTAAACGAAGAGGTATTGAAGGACTAAAGCTTACATTAGAACAGCTCAAAGAAAAATAA
- a CDS encoding YitT family protein, whose translation MQAALTPQHKSWFLNLYTYAVIALGAFLAAFAIEVFFFPNQLIDGGIVGIAMIGANIFGKSYFSPLLFVLNLPFIILAYKTIGKTFVFHMLYAIISFSAFSWLMHHFAPTWEFHGDTIEVVVIGGAILGIGLGLIIRYGGCTDGTEILGIIINKRTGITVGQVILVCNVFIFGAAGLAFQDWHPPLLSLITYIVVIKIMDSVIVGLDETKSVLIISQKSSEIAKAIIHELGLGLTIMYGRGGFSGDAREIIYVIAERLQLADLKELIYSHDPQAFIAIENLHEVANGNQGHSDKGKRWIKLFTSIFGISSNKTP comes from the coding sequence ATGCAAGCAGCTCTTACACCCCAACATAAATCCTGGTTTCTAAATCTATATACTTATGCTGTAATCGCATTAGGCGCTTTTCTTGCCGCTTTTGCCATCGAAGTTTTCTTTTTTCCAAATCAACTTATCGACGGCGGCATAGTCGGCATTGCGATGATCGGAGCTAATATATTTGGCAAATCCTACTTCTCCCCACTGCTCTTTGTCCTGAACTTGCCTTTTATTATCTTAGCATACAAAACGATCGGTAAGACCTTCGTCTTTCATATGCTCTACGCTATTATCTCATTTAGTGCCTTCAGCTGGTTAATGCACCACTTCGCCCCCACCTGGGAATTCCATGGCGACACTATAGAAGTTGTTGTCATTGGCGGCGCCATACTAGGTATCGGCCTGGGATTGATCATCCGTTACGGCGGCTGCACTGACGGTACTGAAATCCTCGGTATTATCATCAATAAACGTACCGGCATTACTGTTGGGCAAGTCATCCTCGTCTGCAATGTCTTCATTTTTGGAGCTGCAGGACTAGCTTTCCAGGATTGGCACCCCCCGTTGCTATCCTTGATCACGTACATTGTCGTCATCAAAATTATGGATTCTGTCATCGTGGGATTGGACGAAACAAAATCAGTACTGATCATCTCACAGAAATCGAGCGAAATTGCAAAAGCAATTATACATGAATTAGGCTTAGGGCTCACTATTATGTATGGTCGTGGAGGATTTTCCGGCGACGCTAGAGAAATCATCTATGTTATCGCTGAACGTCTGCAACTTGCCGACCTTAAAGAGCTTATCTATTCACATGACCCACAGGCGTTCATCGCTATTGAAAATCTGCATGAAGTTGCTAATGGCAATCAAGGGCATAGCGATAAAGGCAAACGCTGGATCAAGCTTTTCACCAGTATTTTTGGAATATCCTCAAATAAAACTCCATGA